The Lepeophtheirus salmonis chromosome 1, UVic_Lsal_1.4, whole genome shotgun sequence genome has a segment encoding these proteins:
- the LOC121123648 gene encoding methionine aminopeptidase 1, translating to MSERICETVGCNKPASLQCPNCIKLGLGHGTFFCSQDCFKSSWNTHKLIHKRAKESTYNPWPRFKFTGNLRPFPQTPKRLVPEKIPRPDYAVHPDGIPLSETKMKGNTYVRILDEEEIEALRVSCRLGRQVLDEAAAVVDAGVTTEEIDRVVHEACIERDCYPSPLGYYNFPKSCCTSVNEVICHGIPDKRVLEKGDIVNVDVTVFHRGFHGDLNETLFAGEPTPTAKALVLNTWECLDKAIKECVKPGVKYREVGNVIQKHAGNSGYSVVRGYCGHGIHRLFHCAPNVPHYAKNKAVGFMKPGHAFTIEPMISEGVWSDQTWPDSWTAVTTDGKLSAQFEQTMVVTSKGADVLTARLGKPDVPYFLDPK from the coding sequence ATGTCGGAACGGATTTGCGAGACGGTGGGCTGTAACAAACCAGCCAGCCTTCAATGCCCCAACTGTATCAAACTGGGTCTTGGACACGGCACGTTCTTTTGTTCCCAGGATTGTTTTAAATCCTCATGGAACACGCATAAACTCATTCATAAACGCGCCAAAGAATCCACGTACAACCCCTGGCCTCGTTTTAAATTCACTGGCAATCTGAGACCCTTCCCACAGACCCCCAAGCGTCTTGTACCCGAGAAGATTCCTCGGCCAGACTACGCGGTGCACCCGGATGGCATTCCGCTGAGTGAAACCAAGATGAAGGGCAACACGTACGTGCGCATTCTGGACGAGGAGGAAATTGAGGCTCTTCGTGTGTCTTGTCGACTTGGGAGACAAGTTTTAGACGAGGCCGCCGCTGTGGTAGATGCTGGAGTTACCACTGAGGAAATCGATCGTGTGGTCCACGAGGCATGCATAGAGCGGGATTGCTACCCAAGTCCACTCGGATACTACAACTTTCCCAAGTCCTGCTGCACAAGTGTGAATGAAGTGATTTGCCATGGAATCCCAGACAAGAGAGTCCTCGAGAAAGGAGACATTGTAAATGTGGACGTGACAGTCTTTCACCGGGGGTTCCATGGGGATTTAAATGAAACCCTCTTCGCTGGAGAGCCCACTCCAACCGCCAAGGCCCTCGTTTTAAATACCTGGGAATGCCTGGATAAGGCTATTAAAGAATGTGTGAAACCTGGTGTCAAATATAGGGAAGTGGGGAATGTGATTCAGAAACATGCTGGAAATTCTGGTTACAGTGTCGTGAGAGGCTACTGTGGACACGGTATTCATCGACTTTTCCATTGTGCACCCAATGTGCCTCACTATGCCAAAAATAAGGCAGTCGGGTTCATGAAACCAGGACACGCTTTTACAATAGAACCCATGATTTCTGAAGGGGTTTGGTCAGATCAGACCTGGCCGGATAGTTGGACTGCGGTCACTACGGATGGCAAGCTGTCTGCTCAATTTGAACAGACTATGGTTGTTACGAGTAAGGGTGCGGATGTTTTAACGGCAAGACTTGGAAAGCCAGATGTTCCCTACTTTTTGGAtcctaaataa